One window of Rubrivirga sp. SAORIC476 genomic DNA carries:
- a CDS encoding PspA/IM30 family protein translates to MWKRFTRLIKSMFGGAISAMEDPRLILEQNMRELNDQVPKMNENIATVKANVMLLQKEHRRYTAEQSSLTSKIKAAINAGRDDIAQRYAVQLQGVKEAQTRTGEQLQFAEQAYDKALQVKKAFMREREKKMQEAKEAIRAHDRAKWQAKIADTLEQFEVAGVDQTHDEMVQRVNEQSARNEARMEMALDSIDTESMQIEEDAQEIQAAELVKQFKLEMGMSEPAQEAAPTPQLRIPEEEAPSTTGGGGGTRERTE, encoded by the coding sequence ATGTGGAAGCGATTCACCCGCCTCATCAAATCGATGTTCGGCGGCGCCATCTCTGCGATGGAAGACCCCCGCCTGATCCTCGAGCAGAACATGCGCGAGTTGAACGATCAGGTCCCGAAGATGAACGAGAACATCGCGACGGTGAAGGCCAACGTGATGCTGCTCCAGAAGGAGCACCGCCGCTACACCGCCGAGCAGTCCTCGCTGACGAGCAAGATCAAGGCGGCCATCAACGCGGGTCGCGACGACATCGCGCAGCGCTACGCGGTCCAGCTGCAGGGCGTCAAGGAGGCGCAGACGCGGACGGGCGAGCAGCTCCAGTTCGCCGAGCAGGCCTATGACAAGGCGCTCCAGGTCAAGAAGGCCTTCATGCGCGAGCGCGAGAAGAAGATGCAGGAGGCCAAGGAGGCCATCCGCGCCCACGACCGCGCCAAGTGGCAGGCCAAGATCGCCGACACGCTGGAGCAGTTCGAGGTCGCCGGCGTCGACCAGACGCACGACGAGATGGTGCAGCGCGTCAACGAGCAGTCCGCGCGCAACGAGGCCCGCATGGAGATGGCCCTCGACTCGATCGACACGGAGTCGATGCAGATCGAGGAGGACGCCCAGGAAATCCAGGCCGCTGAGCTCGTCAAGCAGTTCAAGCTGGAGATGGGCATGTCCGAGCCCGCCCAGGAAGCCGCGCCGACGCCCCAGCTTCGCATTCCCGAAGAGGAGGCCCCGTCCACCACCGGTGGCGGCGGCGGCACCCGCGAGCGCACCGAGTAA
- a CDS encoding thymidine phosphorylase yields MSDLNVVRLITKKRDGGLLAPDEIAALIAAYTAGDVPDYQMSAFLMAAFLRGLSDDETVALTRAMLHSGTVLDLSDIEGVKVDKHSTGGVGDKVSLVLAPMVAACGVPVPMISGRGLGHTGGTLDKLEAIPGFDVGLSIERYREVLAEVGTVLIGQTGEIAPADKALYALRDVTGTVESIPLIAASILSKKLAEGIDALVLDVKVGRGAFMKDETRARKLAETLVRVGIGFGTPTVALLTNMDTPLGRAIGNGPETAEAIRLLKEETPAGGPCDDVVEVTLALAGEMLHLGRATESPEAGRRLASAALRDGWSFGILQEIVAAQGGDVAALDDPDALMGEPVATVTADTSGFVADIDPLALGYAAVDLGAGRARKEDDVDPKAGFVLHKTLGERVEAGDVLAQIYASDPSRADTEAVRAAFTLGAAPPTPRPLLLDRFDGTRWERGMGNAD; encoded by the coding sequence GTGTCCGACCTCAACGTCGTCCGCCTGATCACGAAGAAGCGTGACGGCGGCCTCCTCGCCCCCGACGAGATCGCTGCGCTCATCGCCGCCTACACGGCAGGCGACGTACCCGACTACCAGATGTCGGCCTTCCTCATGGCCGCGTTTCTGCGCGGGCTGAGCGACGACGAGACGGTCGCCCTGACGCGGGCGATGCTCCACAGCGGAACCGTCCTCGACCTGTCGGACATCGAGGGCGTCAAGGTGGACAAGCACTCGACGGGCGGCGTCGGCGACAAGGTGTCGCTGGTGCTCGCGCCGATGGTGGCCGCCTGCGGCGTGCCCGTGCCGATGATCTCGGGGCGCGGCCTCGGCCACACCGGCGGCACGCTGGACAAGCTGGAAGCCATCCCCGGCTTCGACGTCGGGCTCTCCATTGAGCGCTACCGCGAGGTGCTCGCCGAGGTGGGCACGGTGCTGATCGGCCAGACGGGCGAGATCGCCCCGGCCGACAAGGCCCTCTACGCGCTCCGCGACGTGACCGGGACCGTCGAGTCGATCCCGCTCATCGCGGCGTCCATCCTGTCCAAGAAGCTCGCCGAGGGCATCGACGCGCTGGTGCTGGACGTGAAGGTCGGCCGAGGCGCCTTCATGAAAGACGAGACGCGGGCGCGGAAGCTGGCCGAGACGCTCGTGCGCGTCGGCATCGGCTTCGGCACGCCGACGGTCGCGCTGCTGACCAACATGGACACGCCGCTCGGGCGGGCCATCGGCAACGGCCCGGAGACGGCCGAGGCCATCCGCCTGCTCAAGGAGGAGACGCCTGCGGGTGGCCCGTGCGACGATGTCGTGGAGGTGACGCTGGCGCTGGCGGGCGAGATGCTCCACCTCGGACGTGCGACCGAGAGCCCCGAGGCCGGGCGGCGGCTGGCCTCGGCGGCCCTGCGCGACGGCTGGTCGTTCGGCATCCTCCAGGAGATCGTGGCCGCACAGGGCGGAGACGTGGCCGCGCTCGACGACCCCGACGCGCTCATGGGCGAGCCGGTCGCCACCGTCACCGCCGACACGTCCGGCTTCGTGGCAGACATTGATCCCCTCGCGCTCGGCTACGCCGCCGTCGACCTCGGCGCGGGCCGGGCCAGGAAAGAGGACGACGTGGACCCCAAGGCGGGCTTCGTGCTCCACAAGACGCTCGGCGAGCGCGTCGAGGCGGGCGATGTCCTCGCCCAGATCTATGCCTCCGACCCCTCCCGCGCGGATACCGAGGCAGTCCGGGCCGCGTTCACCCTCGGCGCTGCCCCCCCGACGCCCCGTCCGCTGCTGCTGGACCGCTTCGACGGCACGCGTTGGGAGCGAGGCATGGGGAACGCGGACTAG
- a CDS encoding M14 family metallopeptidase — protein sequence MLRSALPALAVLLSAAAAAQVPTPEAFLGYALGERFTPHHRVVDYVEAVGDASPLVTVERYGETPEGRPLLLAVVAESPAVAEAARQSSVAAARGEGEPTKAVVWLSYNVHGDEAVSTEAAMQTLYDLTQDPARLADVVVVLDPCLNPDGRDRYVSGYRQRRGALPNADPDAREHDQPWPGGRFNHYLFDLNRDWAWGTQPETRARLAAYNRWLPAVHVDFHEQGVESPYYFAPAAEPFHPRITPWQRELQTRIGRANAEVFDREGWLYFTKEEFDLFYPAYGDTWPTFNGAIGMTYEQGGSGRAGLAIRTAEGDTLTLRDRIDHHVATGLTTVATTARDAAEVRRQFAAYFQATPAGAQTYVAQGDPGRLGALAALLDLQGIAYGWATDQTVSGVRYGGGLDRPAEAGRVAVQAGALVVAADQPKGRLAAVLFEPEAVLGDSVTYDATAWALPYVYGVEGVAATGPVATGGPAPPAATVPSGRPYAYVAGWSSPDDARLLARLLREGVGVRIVPEPFEAGGRTFGRGALVVTRAGNARLGDRFDAVVRAAAQATGRPLTALASGFATSGPDLGSNRVGFVRRPSVAVLADTPVSPTALGEVWHWFDAVVEYPAALLTADDVSAATLADVDVLVMPDGSYGAWLSSDRADMLRSWIRAGGRLVAMERAVPSIARLDGFDAAVRDAPEADTTAAAALRPYAERERRGASESVPGAVYRVALDPTHPLAFGYPDWTYVLKRRVAPVDFLTDGWNVGVVRSGAPAAGFAGVQARERLEDSLVFGVEDVGRGEVVYLADSPLFRGFWADGQLLFANAVFGMEAW from the coding sequence GTGCTCCGCTCTGCCCTCCCCGCCCTGGCGGTCCTGCTCTCCGCCGCCGCCGCCGCCCAGGTGCCGACACCCGAGGCGTTCCTCGGCTATGCCCTCGGCGAGCGGTTCACGCCCCACCACCGCGTGGTGGACTACGTCGAGGCCGTCGGCGACGCCTCGCCGCTGGTGACGGTGGAGCGCTACGGCGAGACGCCCGAGGGGCGCCCGCTGCTGCTAGCCGTCGTCGCCGAGAGCCCCGCGGTGGCCGAGGCCGCCCGGCAGAGCAGCGTCGCCGCAGCACGCGGCGAGGGCGAGCCGACGAAGGCCGTCGTCTGGCTGAGCTACAACGTCCACGGCGACGAGGCCGTCAGCACCGAGGCGGCGATGCAGACGCTCTACGACCTGACGCAGGACCCGGCGAGGCTGGCCGACGTGGTCGTGGTCCTCGACCCGTGCCTCAACCCGGACGGCCGTGACCGCTACGTCTCGGGCTACCGACAGCGGCGCGGTGCGCTCCCCAACGCCGACCCCGACGCCCGCGAGCACGACCAGCCGTGGCCCGGAGGGCGCTTCAACCACTACCTGTTCGACCTCAACCGCGACTGGGCCTGGGGCACGCAGCCCGAGACGCGCGCCCGACTGGCCGCCTACAACCGCTGGCTGCCCGCCGTCCACGTCGACTTCCACGAGCAGGGCGTCGAGAGCCCGTACTACTTCGCGCCGGCCGCCGAGCCGTTCCACCCGCGCATCACGCCGTGGCAGCGCGAGCTGCAGACGCGCATCGGCCGCGCCAACGCCGAGGTGTTCGACCGCGAGGGCTGGCTGTACTTCACCAAGGAGGAGTTCGACCTGTTCTACCCGGCCTACGGCGACACGTGGCCAACCTTCAACGGCGCCATCGGGATGACCTACGAGCAGGGCGGATCGGGCCGCGCCGGCCTCGCCATCCGCACCGCCGAGGGCGACACGCTGACGCTGCGCGACCGCATCGACCACCACGTCGCGACCGGCCTGACGACGGTCGCCACGACGGCCCGCGACGCAGCCGAGGTACGGCGCCAGTTCGCGGCCTACTTCCAGGCCACGCCCGCCGGGGCGCAGACCTACGTCGCCCAGGGCGACCCCGGCCGCCTCGGCGCGCTGGCGGCGCTGCTCGACCTGCAGGGCATCGCGTACGGCTGGGCGACCGACCAGACCGTCTCGGGCGTCCGCTACGGCGGAGGCCTCGACCGACCGGCCGAGGCGGGGCGGGTCGCGGTCCAGGCGGGTGCGCTCGTGGTCGCGGCCGACCAGCCGAAGGGGCGTCTGGCAGCCGTCCTGTTCGAGCCCGAGGCCGTCCTGGGCGACTCGGTGACGTACGACGCGACGGCGTGGGCGCTGCCCTACGTCTACGGCGTCGAGGGCGTGGCCGCGACCGGCCCGGTGGCGACCGGCGGACCGGCACCGCCCGCCGCGACGGTGCCGTCGGGCCGCCCCTATGCCTACGTCGCCGGGTGGAGCAGTCCGGACGACGCGCGACTGCTGGCACGGCTGCTCCGCGAGGGCGTCGGCGTGCGGATCGTGCCCGAGCCGTTCGAGGCGGGTGGGCGGACGTTCGGACGCGGCGCGCTCGTCGTCACGCGCGCCGGCAACGCCCGCCTCGGGGACCGCTTCGACGCCGTCGTGCGCGCGGCGGCCCAGGCGACAGGCCGACCACTGACGGCGCTCGCGAGCGGCTTCGCCACCTCCGGGCCCGACCTCGGCTCGAACCGTGTCGGCTTCGTGCGCCGCCCGTCCGTCGCTGTCCTGGCCGACACGCCCGTCTCGCCGACCGCGCTCGGCGAGGTCTGGCACTGGTTCGACGCCGTCGTCGAGTACCCGGCCGCGCTGCTCACCGCCGACGACGTGTCCGCCGCCACGCTCGCCGACGTGGACGTGCTCGTGATGCCGGACGGCAGCTACGGCGCCTGGCTCTCGTCCGACCGCGCCGACATGCTGCGGTCGTGGATCCGCGCGGGGGGCCGTCTGGTAGCGATGGAGCGCGCCGTCCCGTCCATCGCCCGCCTCGACGGCTTCGACGCCGCGGTCCGCGACGCGCCCGAGGCGGACACGACTGCCGCCGCCGCGCTCCGCCCCTACGCCGAGCGCGAGCGCCGAGGCGCCTCCGAGAGCGTCCCCGGCGCCGTCTACCGCGTCGCCCTCGACCCCACGCACCCGCTCGCGTTCGGCTACCCCGACTGGACCTACGTCCTCAAGCGCCGCGTCGCGCCGGTCGACTTCCTGACGGACGGCTGGAACGTCGGCGTCGTCCGCAGTGGCGCGCCCGCGGCCGGGTTCGCGGGCGTCCAAGCGCGCGAGCGGCTGGAGGACTCGCTCGTGTTCGGCGTCGAGGACGTCGGCCGCGGCGAGGTCGTCTACCTGGCCGACTCGCCCCTCTTCCGCGGCTTCTGGGCCGACGGCCAGTTGCTGTTCGCCAACGCCGTCTTCGGGATGGAGGCGTGGTAG